One region of Vigna angularis cultivar LongXiaoDou No.4 chromosome 10, ASM1680809v1, whole genome shotgun sequence genomic DNA includes:
- the LOC108320041 gene encoding uncharacterized protein LOC108320041: protein MAPRLPPPPPPQTNEHDVPNNTRLLESVIEKLQEHNAVLMQQNATNSQNLEAARANSEMTQRQLMEILAATRGTPGASASNATHQAEWTLESFLQHRPTKFDGKCPPDGADQWIRDMEQIYDAKECPNDRRLAFTEYLLTGEASHWWSTAKMLLTESHSPISWKVFKEKFYEEYFPDSVRFGKEVEFLQLVQGNMSVSEYTNRFKHLVRFHTLATSEVWQCRKFENGLRSDLKVLISSLCIKSFPAMIERAKVLEKNVAEAERQKKQQQATRGPIMSRPNLNRNRLPYARPAQPSNSQAMVVAGQSRQHGSVRCFKCGGPHYRSSCPLLEGAKYYTRCRRNGHMEHECNMGGRAVMRSPNAGRMQQNRGGRAQAVGRVYAITGAEAASSGTLVTGTCLLHGMPVCVLYDSGATHSFISTW from the coding sequence atggcacctagacttcctcctcctcctccaccacaaACCAATGAACATGATGTGCCCAATAACACGAGGCTGTTGGAATCTGTGATCGAGAAGCTACAAGAACATAATGCTGTTCTGATGCAGCAGAACGCGACTAATTCACAAAATCTCGAAGCTGCTCGCGCCAATTCTGAAATGACTCAGAGGCAACTAATGGAAATTCTTGCAGCTACTAGGGGTACGCCGGGAGCATCTGCTTCAAATGCTACTCATCAAGCTGAGTGGACTTTGGAGAGCTTTTTGCAGCATCGCCCTACAAAGTTTGATGGGAAGTGCCCTCCTGACGGAGCTGATCAGTGGATAAGGGACATGGAACAGATCTATGATGCCAAGGAATGTCCGAACGATAGAAGACTGGCATTCACTGAGTATTTATTGACTGGGGAGGCCAGTCATTGGTGGTCGACTGCGAAGATGTTGCTAACAGAATCTCACAGCCCTATTTCCTGGAAAGTCTTCAAGGAAAAGTTTTATGAGGAGTATTTCCCGGATAGTGTTCGTTTCGGCAAAGAAGTGGAATTTCTCCAGTTGGTGCAAGGTAATATGTCTGTTTCTGAGTACACCAACAGGTTCAAACATCTGGTTCGTTTTCATACCCTGGCGACCAGTGAAGTGTGGCAGTGtaggaagtttgaaaatgggCTGAGAAGTGATCTGAAGGTACTGATATCCAGCCTGTGCATTAAGTCTTTTCCTGCCATGATTGAGAGAGCAAAAGTGTTAGAGAAAAATGTGGCTGAAGCAGAACGACAGAAAAAGCAACAACAGGCAACTAGAGGGCCGATCATGTCCAGGCCGAATCTGAATCGGAACAGGTTGCCGTATGCTCGTCCAGCACAACCATCAAATTCTCAGGCTATGGTTGTTGCCGGACAGTCTAGACAGCATGGATCAGTCAGATGTTTtaagtgtggaggaccacactacCGATCGTCGTGTCCTCTGTTGGAGGGAGCAAAATACTACACTCGTTGTAGAAGAAACGGTCACATGGAGCACGAGTGTAATATGGGCGGACGAGCAGTAATGAGGTCACCAAATGCCGGAAGGATGCAACAGAATCGGGGTGGAAGAGCACAAGCAGTTGGTCGTGTTTATGCGATAACGGGTGCGGAAGCTGCCAGTTCAGGTACGCTCGTCACTGGTACTTGCTTATTACATGGAATGCCtgtttgtgtgttgtatgattcgggggcaacacattCCTTCATTTCGACTTGGTAG
- the LOC128194433 gene encoding uncharacterized protein LOC128194433 produces the protein MHMKPSSMIVRAFDGSKRVVMGEIELPVQIGPCVFQITFQVMDILPAYSCLLGRPWIHSAGVVPSTLHQKLKYIMGDKLIIVSGEEDLLVSGPSSTRYIEAAEEALETAFQSLEIVGNTYIEPFPKNPHLSCTSIMMAKVMLKEGYKFGNGLGKYGQGRTFPLEVIGNKNRYGLGYRPNKEDNKKVIEERKERSLARMGKREPRPKKIHICGIKESFRSAGWVNTSHIAVVEEEARSESSNFVWVCSPGAQLNNWKTLDLPVMFKSIEIYDNECFENNNVNIPKWEHSVINAEDDPEDDLETSPELLRLVERESKEIKPHQEEIEILNLGEEDEMKEVRIDTTMKEEVKVKLQALLKEFKDVFAWSYNDMPGLDTDIVQHKLPLKQECLPVKQKLRRMKPEMSLKIKEEVQKQFDAGFLAVAKYPQWVANIVPVPKKDGNVRMCVDYRDLNRASPKDNFPLPHIDTLVDNTAKYSLFSFMDGFSGYNQIKMAPEDMEKTTFITLWGTFCYKVMSFGLKNAGATYQRAMVTLFHDMMHKEIEVYVDDMIAKSESEEEHVLNLKKLFERLRKYKLRLNPAKCTFGVKSGKLLGFVVSQKGIEVDPDKVRAISEMPTPSTEKEVRGFLGGLNYIARFISQLTATCEPMFKLLRKNQVMVWNEDCQAAFEKIKQYLQDPPVLRPPEPGRPLILYLTVLERSMGCVLGQHDEAGKREHAIYYLSKKFTDCEQRYSSLERTCCALAWAAHRLRQYMLSHSTLLISKMDPIKFIFEKPALTGRIARWQVLLSKYDIVYVTRKSVKGSSLAEYLAHQPINDYQPMQPEFPDEGIMALFEEGRKDRDEETWILLFDGASNMMGHGIGAVLISPGQQYMPMTSRLCFNCTNNIAEYEACAMGIRATIEFKVKILEVYGDSALVINQLKGEWETRDTKLIPYQAYIKGLMECFDIITFNHIPREDNQLADALATLSSMFEVDPNTELPVIEMKSHAEPAYCQFIKEEVDGKPWYFDIKHYLKTREYLEKASENDKRSLRRLAGSFILSGDILYKRNHDMILLKCVDTKEAELILKEVHEGTFGTHMNGHSMARKILRAGYFWLTMENDCCTHVRRCEKCQMHADNINMSPTTLNVLSAPWLFSMWGIDVIGAIEPKASNGHRFILVVIDYFTKWVEAVSYANVTRKVVTRFIKKELICRYGLPNKIITDNATNLNNRMMAELCEEFKIHHLNSTPYRPKMNGAVEAANKNIKKIVQKMVVTYKDWHEMLPFALHGYRTSVRTSTGATPFSLVYGMEAVLPFEVEIPSLRILLETQLEEAEWVQARFDQLNLIEEKILTTACHGQLYQRRMKKAFDKKVHPREFHEGELVLKKILPIQRDFRGKWTPNYEGPFVVKRAFSGGALILTRMDGEELPLPVNSDAVKKFYA, from the exons ATGCATATGAAGCCAAGCTCTATGATTGTGAGGGCGTTTGACGGCAGTAAAAGGGTAGTGATGGGAGAAATTGAATTGCCTGTCCAAATTGGTCCATGTGTCTTTCAAATTACTTTCCAGGTCATGGATATCCTCCCAGCTTATAGCTGTCTGTTAGGCCGCCCATGGATCCATTCAGCGGGAGTTGTGCCCTCCACATTGCaccaaaaactgaaatataTCATGGGAGATAAGTTGATCATAGTTTCTGGAGAGGAGGATCTCCTTGTGAGTGGCCCATCCTCCACCCGTTACATAGAGGCAGCCGAGGAAGCCCTGGAAACAGCTTTTCAATCATTAGAAATCGTGGGAAACACCTATATTGAGCCATTTCCTAAGAACCCACATTTATCATGCACCTCTATCATGATGGCCAAGGTCATGCTGAAAGAAGGTTATAAGTTCGGGAATGGTTTAGGCAAGTATGGACAAGGACGTACATTCCCATTGGAGGTAATTGGGAACAAAAACAGATATGGCCTGGGGTATAGACCCAACAAGGAAGATAACAAGAAGGTGATTGAGGAAAGGAAGGAACGCAGTCTGGCTCGAATGGGGAAACGGGAACCAAGGCCAAAGAAAATCCACATTTGTGGTATCAAAGAGAGTTTTCGCAGTGCTGGATGGGTGAACACTAGTCATATAGCGGTGGTGGAAGAGGAAGCAAGATCTGAAAGCTCAAACTTCGTATGGGTTTGCTCCCCAGGTGCACAGCTCAACAATTGGAAGACTCTGGATTTACCCGTGATGTTTAAATcaattgaaat ATATGACaatgaatgttttgaaaataataatgtcaATATCCCTAAGTGGGAGCACTCTGTCATTAATGCGGAAGATGATCCAGAAGATGATCTGGAAACCTCTCCAGAGTTATTGAGATTAGTGGAACGAGAGTCTAAAGAGATAAAACCCCATcaggaagaaattgaaatacTCAACTTGGGAGAGGAAGATGAGATGAAAGAAGTAAGGATCGACACTACTATGAAAGAGGAAGTGAAGGTAAAGCTGCAAGCCCTACTGAAGGAGTTTAAGGATGTGTTCGCTTGGTCTTACAATGACATGCCAGGGTTGGATACCGATATTGTGCAACACAAGCTCCCACTTAAGCAGGAATGTCTTCCGGTCAAACAGAAGTTAAGAAGAATGAAGCCCGAGATGTCATTGAAAATTAAGGAGGAGGTACAGAAGCAATTCGACGCGGGATTTCTGGCTGTGGCGAAATACCCACAATGGGTGGCAAATATTGTACCAGTGCCTAAGAAAGATGGGAATGTTCGAATGTGCGTCGACTATCGTGATTTGAATCGTGCAAGTCCGAAGGATAACTTCCCGCTACCACACATCGACACTTTAGTTGACAATACAGCCAAGTACTCGCTATTTTCGTTCATGGATGGTTTTTCGGGGTATAATCAGATTAAGATGGCGCCTGAGGACATGGAAAAGACGACCTTCATCACGTTGTGGGGGACCTTTTGTTATAAGGTGATGTCTTTCGGGCTCAAGAATGCCGGGGCAACATATCAAAGGGCGATGGTGACACTTTTTCATGATATGATGCACAAGGAGATCGAggtttatgtggatgacatgattgCAAAGTCTGAATCGGAAGAAGAACACGTCCTCAACttgaagaaattatttgagAGATTGAGAAAGTATAAACTCAGGTTAAACCCTGCCAAATGCACATTTGGAGTGAAATCCGGGAAGTTGTTGGGCTTCGTGGTTAGCCAAAAAGGGATAGAAGTGGATCCTGACAAAGTGCGAGCGATATCAGAAATGCCTACGCCTAGCACGGAGAAGGAGGTTCGCGGTTTTCTAGGTGGATTGAACTACATTGCTAGATTCATCTCCCAATTAACTGCTACCTGCGAACCAATGTTCAAGTTGCTACGAAAGAATCAGGTTATGGTTTGGAACGAGGATTGTCAAGCCGCTtttgaaaaaatcaaacaataccTGCAAGACCCACCTGTATTGCGTCCACCCGAGCCAGGAAGACCACTCATTTTGTACTTAACTGTATTGGAAAGGTCAATGGGTTGTGTATTGGGTCAACATGATGAAGCTGGAAAAAGAGAGCATGCAATATATTACTTGAGCAAGAAATTCACAGACTGTGAACAACGATATTCATCGTTAGAGCGAACTTGTTGTGCATTGGCATGGGCCGCTCATCGCCTAAGGCAATACATGTTGAGTCACTCTACATTGTTGATATCCAAGATGGATCCTATCaagtttatttttgaaaagccCGCTCTCACTGGAAGGATAGCTCGGTGGCAGGTGCTATTGTCAAAATATGACATCGTATATGTTACTCGAAAATCCGTCAAGGGTAGTTCTCTAGCAGAATACTTAGCTCATCAACCCATCAACGATTATCAGCCAATGCAACCTGAATTTCCCGATGAAGGTATCATGGCTCTATTCGAAGAAGGCAGGAAAGACCGAGACGAAGAAACATGGATATTACTATTTGATGGAGCATCGAATATGATGGGGCATGGCATAGGGGCAGTACTTATCTCTCCAGGGCAGCAGTACATGCCCATGACATCAAGGCTGTGTTTTAATTGCACGAATAACATTGCAGAATATGAGGCCTGCGCTATGGGTATTCGGGCGACAATAGAGTTCAAAGTGAAAATTCTGGAAGTATATGGAGATTCAGCTTTAGTCATCAACCAGTTGAAGGGAGAGTGGGAAACAAGAGACACAAAATTAATCCCTTACCAGGCATACATCAAAGGATTAATGGAGTGTTTCGACATCATCACATTTAACCACATACCACGGGAAGATAACCAATTAGCAGACGCGTTGGCTACTTTGTCATCCATGTTTGAGGTTGACCCAAATACAGAATTACCAGTGATTGAAATGAAGAGCCATGCAGAGCCAGCATATTGCCAGTTCATCAAGGAGGAGGTGGATGGTAAACCCTGGTACTTTGATATCAAGCACTATCTTAAGACTCGAGAATATCTTGAAAAAGCATCTGAAAATGATAAAAGGTCGTTACGAAGGTTGGCTGGTAGCTTTATTTTGAGTGGGGACATTTTATACAAGAGAAATCATGACATGATTCTCCTCAAATGTGTAGATACAAAAGAAGCCGAATTGATATTGAAAGAAGTGCACGAAGGTACATTCGGCACACACATGAATGGGCATTCGATGGCTAGGAAGATCTTGAGAGCTGGTTACTTCTGGTTAACTATGGAAAATGATTGTTGTACACACGTGAGGAGGTGCGAGAAATGTCAGATGCATGCTGACAATATCAATATGTCGCCCACAACTTTGAACGTATTATCTGCACCATGGCTATTTTCAATGTGGGGGATAGATGTTATTGGAGCTATAGAGCCAAAAGCGTCAAATGGACACCGCTTCATACTAgtcgtaatcgattatttcaccAAGTGGGTTGAAGCTGTTTCTTATGCCAATGTGACTAGAAAGGTGGTGACCAGATTCATAAAAAAGGAATTGATCTGCAGATATGGGTTGCCTAACAAGATCATCACTGATAATGCCACCAACCTAAATAACCGGATGATGGCGGAATTATGTGAGgagttcaaaattcatcatcttaATTCTACTCCTTACCGTCCAAAAATGAATGGGGCAGTAGAAGCCGCTAATAAGAATATCAAGAAGATCGTGCAAAAGATGGTGGTCACCTATAAGGATTGGCATGAAATGCTTCCCTTTGCTTTACATGGATATCGCACGTCAGTACGAACGTCAACTGGTGCAACACCTTTCTCGCTGGTGTATGGAATGGAAGCAGTCCTTCCATTTGAGGTGGAAATCCCATCTCTACGGATTTTATTGGAAACCCAATTGGAGGAAGCTGAGTGGGTTCAGGCTCGGTTTGACCAGCTCAATCTCATTGAAGAGAAGATACTGACAACGGCGTGCCACGGGCAATTGTatcaaagaagaatgaaaaaggcTTTCGATAAAAAAGTACACCCAAGGGAATTTCATGAAGGCGAACTGGTGTTAAAGAAGATATTGCCCATACAAAGGGATTTCAGAGGCAAATGGACCCCAAATTATGAAGGGCCATTTGTAGTAAAAAGGGCATTCTCTGGAGGGGCGTTAATTCTCACAAGGATGGACGGAGAGGAGTTACCTTTGCCGGTCAATTCTGATGCGGTAAAAAAGTTTTACGCATGA